CAGCCGCCCGGCGGCGGGGCCGTTTGAGGCCCCAGCCGACCGTCATGGAGCCGCCGAGGACCCCGAGCACCATGCCGAGCAGGAAGCCGCCGAGGTTGGAGACGACGAGCGAGACGACCGCGAGGACCACGCCGATGAGTCCGAAGGTGTATCGCTGGCCGGGCAGTGCCAGCGGGATGAGACCGCACAGGATCATCCCGCCGCCGACGAGGTAGCCGGCTACTCCCCCGAAGCCCGTGCTGACGATCAGCTGCAGGGAACTGAGGGAGAACTTGAGGACCGTCCACCCCCCGGCCACCAGCCACACCCCGCCCCAGAACGGGCGCGTGCGGCGGAAGGCCCGGAACCACGCGTGCGCGTGCGCGAGCCGGCTCAGCATGTGGTGGCCGTTCCGGCGACGACCCTGATCTTCAGGTCGGGCAGGACGAGCGCGCCCGCCATCTCGGCGTCGTAGGCGGTGGCGTCGAGTCCGTGCAGCGTGATGGAGCTGCCGCCCTCGCCACCCGCCGAGCCCAGCCCGAACCCGCCGGGCAGCGCACCGGTGAGCGGTTTGCCGGCGACGGTGACCTGGTCGGCGGACTGGCCGAGGACCGCGTTCTGGAGCGTGGTCGGTCCGTACGCCCGGAGCTCGGTGGCCTGGATGTAGAGGTTCGAGGCGTCGATGTCGGTGGTGAAGGTGGTCGGCGGAGTGGCCGTCACCTTCTGGCCGCCCGTCAGGAGCAGCGAGTACGGGACGCCCGCGATGGTCTGGTGGACGATCCCGCAGAGCCCGGCGAGCCCGGCGCTGGCGAAACCGACCCGTGCCATCGCCGTGTTGGTGGTCGTGGTGCCGTCCGGGCGGCCGACGGGCGGGGTGTTGACGATGGCGCCGAAGCCACTGCCCTCGACGCCGTTGGACGTCAGGGTGAACGGCTGCCCCGCGACGCTGAAGTTGGCGGCGAGCGCGCCCTGCGCGAGCGCGGCGCCGAGGGCGCCGATGGCGAGGGCGGAGGGGACGAGGGCGAGCGCGCCGCGCCCCCAGCGGGTGCCGCGCCGGGTGCCGTCGGCGGCCTCGGCGAGCATCCGGGCGTTCCAGTCGGCGGCGGCACGGATTCCGGCGGTCCTCGTCCGGGCGAGGACCGGGCCGACGCCGCCGGTGTCGAACGGGCCGTACCTCATACGGATCCGCTCCCCACGGGTACGCCGCCCGGCCCGGTCCGGCGGAAGAGGCCGCCACTCCGCTTGGCGGGCTTCTCGGGGAGCCAGGCGAAGGCCATGGACCCGCCGAGGACGGACAGGGTCATGCCGGCGAAGAGCCCGCCGAGGTTCGACAGGGGGAAGGAGGCGACGCCCGCGATCACCGCGATGACACCGGCGGTGTGGCGCTGGCCGGGCAGCAGCAGCATGAGGAGGGCCATCGCCATGAGGACGACGCCGCCCGCCATGCCCGCGATCCCTCCGACGCCGACCTGGAGGATCTTCCCGAGCGGTGCCATCGGCAGGAAGAAGATGATGAAGCCGCCCAGCGCGGTCCAGACCGTCGCCCAGAACGGCCGGGTGCGACGCCAGCGCCGGAAGGCCGCGCGGGCCCCGCCGCTCCGCGCAGCCGGGTCGGTGAAGGTCGCGGCGGCGAGCGCCTCGGAACCCGGGGCAGGGTCGGCGAGCGGCTCGGGACGGGCGGTCGGCTCGGGCGGTGGATCGGCGGTCATGGGGGCCTCGCAGGTGAGGGTCGGGGGCGGGTGGGACCGGAGGCCGTGCCCCGGGGGAGGCACGGAACCCGGCCGGTGCCGGCGGGCCGGAAGGTGAGGGGCCCGGGTGTCGGGGGATGGACGACGCGGGTCCGGGTGGCGGGCCGGACGGTGCGGGTGCGGGCTCAGCAGCCCTTGTCGCCGTGGACGATGCCGATGGCGAGGTCCGGCAGGGTGATCGCGCCGGAGATCGTGGCGCCGTTGGCGTCGGCGCTGAGGTTCTTGATGTCGGTGCGGCCACCGCTGGCGTCCAGACCGAACTGGCCCGGAGTGCCGTCGTTGATGCCCGTGCCCTTGATCCCGGCGCCGTCGGCGGCCGCGCCGATGACGTTCGGGGTGGTGTCGCTCGCGTTGAGGGTGGCCGTGGCGGCCTTGAGCGACTGGGCGTCCAGGACCAGCTTGTCGGCCTGGAGTCCGCCTCCGGCGACGAGTTGGTCGCTGGTCAGCGGGGTGGCCGCGGCGGGCGAGGAGATGTTGAGCGACCAGGTGCCGAGGCTGCCGATCACCGGGAGGTCGACCGACTGGACGGCGTGCACGCAGATGCCGTCGAGCCCCGCCTTGGCGATGCCGACCTCGGCGGCGCCCCTGGCCCCGCCGGCGTCGATGGTGTGCATGACCGCGCCGATGCCCTGCGGCGCCGCCACCGTCTTCGAGCTGAGGGTGAAGGGGACGCTGGTCAGCGAGAGGTTCGCGGCGAGGGCGCCCTGCACCATGGCCGTGGCCATGGCGGCGACGGCCGCCGTGGCGGGCACGGCGAGGAACGCGGATCTGCGCCAGCGGGTGACGCCTCTGGGCTCGTGCTGCATGTGTTCTCCAACCGTCGTCCCGCACAAGGCGCGCGGGTGGGGATGTGTACGCAGCCGTGCGTCCCGCGGCCGGATGTGGCCGGTCGGAGACGGATGACACTTTGCGGCTGCCTGTTTGAGAATTGGACACTCTCTTATGGAGTGTCAACACTTCGGACAATCCTGGGAAGAATTCCCGCTGGACTAGGCTTGGCCGATGCCACGGTTCAGGGAAACGGTCCGGACACTGCTGCGCGAGCGCCTCCTGGACGCCGCGTACGAGGCGGTCGCGGACCGCGGATTCGACAAGCTGCGGATGTCGCACCTGGCCGGCGCGGTCGGAGTGAGCCGCCAGACCCTGTACTCGGAGTTCCCCTCCAAGGAGGCGGTCGGCGAGGCCCTCTTCCAGCGCGAGCTGGAGCGCTGTCTCGTCGGCATCCAGGAGGGCCTGGACGCCCACCGGGACGACCTGCGCGCGGCGGTCGAGGCATCCGTCGGCTTCACTCTCACGCTGGCCGGCCGGAACCCGCTGGTCAGGGCCATGCTGACGAGCACTGGCGAGGACGGCCTCCTCTCCTATCTGACCACCCGCTCGGCGGCGGCCTTCGACACGGCGACGGCGATGGCGGACGCGTACGTCACGGAGGCCTGGCCGACGATCGACCCGGTGGCACGCGAACTCGCCGTGGACGCGGCGGTCCGGCTCACGGCGAGCCACATCGTCCAGGCCGGCCCCTCGCCGGAGGAGTCGGCCCGGCGCGTCGCGGACACCGTGGTCCGCGTGGCCCTCAGCACAGGTCACGAGGCGGTCCCGCCCGCGACCGCGAGCCCGGCCTGATCGACTGGGCACCCCCTAAGGCCCCGGCCCCCGGTACTCCTCCAGAACCGGCCGGTTGCCGAGGTCCGGGGACGCGGAGACCGGGAAGGCCCGCACACCGACCCGGCCCTCGATCCGTGCGAGGTCGCCCCAGCCGTACGCCCGCGAGTCGTCCGACAGATCGGGGTTGTCGCCCAGGTAGAAGAACGACCCCTCGGGCACGGTCCGCAGCTCTGACCGCGCGGACCGGGTCCCGTCGGGACCGCAGCAGGCGCCCGTACGGTGGACCCGCGCCGCCCACTGCGGCGCCACGACCCGCCGCACCGGGCCCGCTCCCCCTTCCTGCAGCAGCACCTGGAAGGGCTCTTCCGGCGTGGAGACGATGCCGACCCGGTCGCCGGGCAGGCCGATCACCCGCTTGACCAGGAGGGCGTCCCTCCCGGCGGCCCGCAGCAGGACCACGTCGAAGCGGCGCGCCTCCCCCGCGGAGCCGGGTACCGCGAGGATCCGGTCCCCCTCCCGCAGGGTCGGCGTCATGCTCGTGCCGTCGACCCGTACACCGAGGGCCGTCACCGCCACCCCGGCGACGAGGCAGAGCACCACCCCGGCCGCGAGGGCGGCACCGGCCGCCCGGCGCACGGTCATCGGGACCCGGCACGCGGGCGGGGACGAGCACGGCGGGAGTCCGGGCGCCGGAGGGCTCCGGACCGGTGGATCTCGGTCATGGCGGGACGGTAGGACGGGCGGCGGACGGAGGCTGTGACCGTACCGCTCAGGGTTGTTGACCGGGAGCGCCCGGCGTCGGGGACGGTGCGCCCCGGTGGGCACGGGCCCGCGCCCTGGCCTGGTAGGCGCGGGGCGTCTCGCCGGTCCAGCGCCGGAACGCCCGGTGGAACGCGCTGGGTTCGGAGAAGCCGAGCCGGCGCGAGAGCCCCTCGATCGAGATGCGGCCGCCGGTCAGCTCGGCGAGGGCGTGGTCGCGCCGCACCTGGTCACGGAGCCGCTGGTACGTGGTTCCCTCGGCGGCCAGTTGGCGGCGCAGGGTCTGCGGGCTGACGGCAAGCCGGTCGGCGAGCTCCTCGGGCGTGGGCACCGGCCCGGCGGGCAGGGACCGTCCGATCAGATGCCGTACCCGGCCGGTCGCCGTACTGCCGTAGTCGGCGCGGACGAGCACGTCGACGGGGGCGCGACGCAGGAAGACCTTGAGCGCGGCCGCGTCCCGCAGGACGGGTTCGTCGAGGTCCGCCCGGTCGAGGACGGCGGTCGTTCGCGCGGCGCCGAAGACGCAGGGCGCACCGAACAGGAGGGCGTACTCGCGCGCGTGCCGGGGTTCGGGGTGGACGAACTCGACGCGGCGCAGACCGATCCGGCGTCGCACGAGCCAGCCGGCGAAGCGGTGCGCGACGAGGACGGTGGACTCGACGCCGAAGTGGAGGGGGTCGTCGTACCCCGAGACGTCGAACTCCACCCGGGCCTCGTCGAGACCGTCGGTCCAGGTGGCGTCCGCCCCCGGCTCGACGAGGCGGAAGCGCGGTCCGCCGGGGAAGAGGGAGTAGAAGGTGGCCGCCCGCCGAAGCGCCTCGCGCAGGTCACGGCTGCCGTGGACCACGACATGGGCCATCATCGCGAAGGTTCCGACCTTGCTGGGCGCGCCGCCGAAGCCGATGAGTTCGTCGTCGAGGGTGGCCCAGAGCATTCTGACGAGCTGTCCGAACTGCTCGGCCGGCACCCGGGCCGGGACCCGCTCGTGTGTCGGGGACGGTCCGTGCTCCTCGATCAGCTCCGAGGGCAGTCCCGCGCGGGCGAGCAGCGGCCCGGCGGCGACTCCGCGGCGCTCGGCGGCCAGCAGCACGGCGCGTACGTGATGGGCACTCACCGACCCCGTCAGCATGCCCGTCGCCTCCCGTCCGATGGACAGTTCAATCATCAGATGTCCAGGATCAGACACTCTAGTAAGAACTGTAAGGAGGCGAACGCCCGATCCTGTGAACGGGACACAGGTCACAGCCGTACCTTCGGGCAGGAGCACCACTGCACCGAACGCACGAGGAAAGAGGGCAGCACATGAGCGGAGTGGCACGCCGGACGGTCGTCGCGGCGGCGAGCGGCACGGGGCTCGTAGCGGTACTCGCCGCCTGCGGCGGCGGAGGCACGGACGACCAGGGCGCGCCGGCGGAGGGGGAGACGCTCGCGTCGACCGCGGACATCCCGGTGGGCGGCGGCAAGATCCTCGCCGACAAGGGCGTGGTCATCACCCAGCCGAAGGCCGGGGAGTTCAAGGCCTTCTCCTCGAAGTGCACCCACGCGGGCTGTGTCGTGAGCAGCGTCAAGGACGGCGTCATCGTCTGCCCGTGCCACCAGAGCCAGTTCGACGTGTCGGACGGCAGCGTGAAGTCCGGCCCGGCCGGCTCCCCCCTGCCGCCGACACCGATCCAGGTGGTCGGCGACGCGATCAGCCTGGGCTGACGGCGCTCCCGGCGCCACCCGGGTCGGCGGAATCCCCGGAGTTCGCGGGGGTTCCGGCGGCCGACGCGTTCTCCGCTCGCCCGGCCCGCCGGGGGAGCTTCCAGCAGGCGAGTATCTCGTCGGTCGTGGTGATCGCGGCGACGAGCGCGAGGGTGTGACGGATCATCGCGGGGGTGTAGTCGGCCGGCACCCCCGCGATGGCGTCCCCGGGCACGACCACGGTGTAGCCGAGGTTCACGGCGTCGAAGACGGCGTTGGGCACGGCCACGTTGGCGGAGACTCCGGTGACGATCAGGGTCCGGCAGCCGAGATTGCGGAGCAGCGGGTCGACATCCGTCCCGGCGAGCGGCGAGAGCCCGTGCAGCCGCCGTACGACGAGGTCCTCCTCGGCGACCTCGATCGGTTCGGCGATCCGTACCGCCGTGCTCCCGCTGTGCTGCTGTACGGGAAGCCGGGCGGCGGCCCGGAAGAGCCGGGCGTTGCTGTTGGCCCCCCGCCCGTCGGGGCGCCGTTCGGCGACCGCGTGGATCACCTGGACGTCCGCCTCGTGCGCGGCGGCCACCAGCCGGGCGACGTTCCGCAGGACCCCCGACGCGCGGGCGGCGGCGGCCAGTTCGGGCAGTGCGCTCTCCGGTCCGACGACCCCCTGCTGACACTCGACGGTGAGCAGCACGACCCCGCCGTCCGGCCGGATCCGCTCCCCGAGCCGCTCTCTCGCCCTCTGCTCCATGGTCTCTCCCCTTGCACGCGTGCGAATGGCCCTCCATGCTTTCTGACGTCTCATCAGAAATCCAGAAGGGTGCGGACGATGACCGTCGCACAGCGCCGTGGACGCCGGATCATGATGACCCCGGCGGAGCTCGACTCCTTCCTCGCCGAACAGCGCACCTGCCGGGTCGCGACCGTCTCCGCCGACGGCCGCCCGCACGTGAGCGCGCTCTGGTTCGCCTGGGACGGCTGCTCGCTCTGGCTGTACTCGCTGACGCGCAGCCGCCGCTGGGCGGAACTGCGCGCCGACCCGAGGATCGCCGTCGTGGTGGACGACGGCGAG
This sequence is a window from Streptomyces sp. NBC_00691. Protein-coding genes within it:
- a CDS encoding DUF6114 domain-containing protein, producing the protein MLSRLAHAHAWFRAFRRTRPFWGGVWLVAGGWTVLKFSLSSLQLIVSTGFGGVAGYLVGGGMILCGLIPLALPGQRYTFGLIGVVLAVVSLVVSNLGGFLLGMVLGVLGGSMTVGWGLKRPRRRAAAGEVEG
- a CDS encoding DUF6230 family protein — encoded protein: MRYGPFDTGGVGPVLARTRTAGIRAAADWNARMLAEAADGTRRGTRWGRGALALVPSALAIGALGAALAQGALAANFSVAGQPFTLTSNGVEGSGFGAIVNTPPVGRPDGTTTTNTAMARVGFASAGLAGLCGIVHQTIAGVPYSLLLTGGQKVTATPPTTFTTDIDASNLYIQATELRAYGPTTLQNAVLGQSADQVTVAGKPLTGALPGGFGLGSAGGEGGSSITLHGLDATAYDAEMAGALVLPDLKIRVVAGTATTC
- a CDS encoding DUF6114 domain-containing protein — translated: MTADPPPEPTARPEPLADPAPGSEALAAATFTDPAARSGGARAAFRRWRRTRPFWATVWTALGGFIIFFLPMAPLGKILQVGVGGIAGMAGGVVLMAMALLMLLLPGQRHTAGVIAVIAGVASFPLSNLGGLFAGMTLSVLGGSMAFAWLPEKPAKRSGGLFRRTGPGGVPVGSGSV
- a CDS encoding DUF6230 family protein, with product MQHEPRGVTRWRRSAFLAVPATAAVAAMATAMVQGALAANLSLTSVPFTLSSKTVAAPQGIGAVMHTIDAGGARGAAEVGIAKAGLDGICVHAVQSVDLPVIGSLGTWSLNISSPAAATPLTSDQLVAGGGLQADKLVLDAQSLKAATATLNASDTTPNVIGAAADGAGIKGTGINDGTPGQFGLDASGGRTDIKNLSADANGATISGAITLPDLAIGIVHGDKGC
- a CDS encoding TetR family transcriptional regulator: MPRFRETVRTLLRERLLDAAYEAVADRGFDKLRMSHLAGAVGVSRQTLYSEFPSKEAVGEALFQRELERCLVGIQEGLDAHRDDLRAAVEASVGFTLTLAGRNPLVRAMLTSTGEDGLLSYLTTRSAAAFDTATAMADAYVTEAWPTIDPVARELAVDAAVRLTASHIVQAGPSPEESARRVADTVVRVALSTGHEAVPPATASPA
- the lepB gene encoding signal peptidase I, producing the protein MTVRRAAGAALAAGVVLCLVAGVAVTALGVRVDGTSMTPTLREGDRILAVPGSAGEARRFDVVLLRAAGRDALLVKRVIGLPGDRVGIVSTPEEPFQVLLQEGGAGPVRRVVAPQWAARVHRTGACCGPDGTRSARSELRTVPEGSFFYLGDNPDLSDDSRAYGWGDLARIEGRVGVRAFPVSASPDLGNRPVLEEYRGPGP
- a CDS encoding AraC family transcriptional regulator produces the protein MIELSIGREATGMLTGSVSAHHVRAVLLAAERRGVAAGPLLARAGLPSELIEEHGPSPTHERVPARVPAEQFGQLVRMLWATLDDELIGFGGAPSKVGTFAMMAHVVVHGSRDLREALRRAATFYSLFPGGPRFRLVEPGADATWTDGLDEARVEFDVSGYDDPLHFGVESTVLVAHRFAGWLVRRRIGLRRVEFVHPEPRHAREYALLFGAPCVFGAARTTAVLDRADLDEPVLRDAAALKVFLRRAPVDVLVRADYGSTATGRVRHLIGRSLPAGPVPTPEELADRLAVSPQTLRRQLAAEGTTYQRLRDQVRRDHALAELTGGRISIEGLSRRLGFSEPSAFHRAFRRWTGETPRAYQARARARAHRGAPSPTPGAPGQQP
- a CDS encoding Rieske (2Fe-2S) protein, translated to MSGVARRTVVAAASGTGLVAVLAACGGGGTDDQGAPAEGETLASTADIPVGGGKILADKGVVITQPKAGEFKAFSSKCTHAGCVVSSVKDGVIVCPCHQSQFDVSDGSVKSGPAGSPLPPTPIQVVGDAISLG
- a CDS encoding cysteine hydrolase, coding for MEQRARERLGERIRPDGGVVLLTVECQQGVVGPESALPELAAAARASGVLRNVARLVAAAHEADVQVIHAVAERRPDGRGANSNARLFRAAARLPVQQHSGSTAVRIAEPIEVAEEDLVVRRLHGLSPLAGTDVDPLLRNLGCRTLIVTGVSANVAVPNAVFDAVNLGYTVVVPGDAIAGVPADYTPAMIRHTLALVAAITTTDEILACWKLPRRAGRAENASAAGTPANSGDSADPGGAGSAVSPG
- a CDS encoding pyridoxamine 5'-phosphate oxidase family protein codes for the protein MTVAQRRGRRIMMTPAELDSFLAEQRTCRVATVSADGRPHVSALWFAWDGCSLWLYSLTRSRRWAELRADPRIAVVVDDGEDYGELRGVELSGTVTFIGEAPRTGEPCPELDVPEQLFAAKNFGLDAMPHDGRHAWMRLTPDAVASWDFRKLGGL